The proteins below come from a single Gordonia sp. X0973 genomic window:
- a CDS encoding type II toxin-antitoxin system VapC family toxin — protein sequence MIVVDTSVLIDVLRGTPAALDALRNSRRAGPLHASEVTRLEVLAGMRPREETATRTLLATLTWHPVDEQIAEAAGSLGREWLPAYRNIDSADLAIAATAIVLHTVPLTKNVKHFPMFPGLAAPY from the coding sequence ATGATCGTCGTCGACACCTCGGTACTCATCGACGTGCTCCGGGGAACGCCGGCGGCACTTGATGCACTCCGGAATTCTCGTCGTGCGGGACCATTGCACGCGAGCGAGGTAACGCGGCTCGAAGTCTTGGCAGGAATGCGACCCCGCGAAGAGACAGCGACCCGCACGCTGCTGGCGACGCTGACCTGGCATCCCGTCGACGAGCAAATCGCCGAAGCTGCGGGGTCACTCGGCCGTGAGTGGCTCCCGGCCTATCGCAACATCGACTCGGCCGACCTAGCCATCGCGGCCACGGCAATCGTGCTCCACACAGTGCCGCTCACCAAGAACGTGAAGCACTTTCCCATGTTCCCGGGACTAGCCGCGCCCTACTGA
- a CDS encoding ribbon-helix-helix protein, CopG family codes for MRRTQISLTDEDRRLLNAEAARTGLSISALIRDAVVQTYGGHRDLDEDLNAFDAAFGAWTNRDFDGETYVDSLRSGGRLRDAAHR; via the coding sequence ATGCGGCGCACGCAGATTTCGTTGACCGATGAGGATCGTCGGCTGCTCAACGCCGAGGCCGCCCGCACCGGGCTCTCGATCTCGGCACTCATTCGCGACGCAGTCGTGCAGACCTACGGCGGCCACCGAGACCTCGACGAGGATCTCAACGCGTTCGACGCCGCTTTCGGCGCTTGGACCAACAGGGATTTCGACGGGGAAACCTACGTCGATTCGCTTCGGAGTGGCGGCCGCCTTCGCGATGCCGCGCACCGATGA
- a CDS encoding histidine phosphatase family protein, which produces MPSKPRPRRHVLVIRHGQTEWSLSDQHTSRTDIDLTVQGEEDARSLRGIVERTGLDQPYVIASPRRRAQRTAALAGLRVDETSELFTEWDYGAYEGLTRKQIQADDEPGWAIWTHGARGGESVAQMTARVDRAVRHVEDLPDARDVVIVSHGHFSRAFICRFLGWPIVQGANIDLRPAGTALLVETDSDRRLCELHGPAGQRASSTSI; this is translated from the coding sequence ATGCCGTCGAAGCCCCGCCCGCGTCGCCACGTCCTGGTGATCCGCCACGGGCAGACCGAATGGTCCCTCTCGGACCAGCACACCAGCCGCACCGACATCGACCTCACCGTGCAGGGCGAGGAGGACGCCCGGTCGCTGCGGGGGATTGTCGAGCGGACCGGTTTGGATCAGCCGTATGTCATCGCGTCGCCGCGCCGGCGTGCGCAACGCACCGCGGCACTCGCCGGATTGCGGGTCGACGAGACCAGCGAGTTGTTCACCGAATGGGACTATGGCGCCTACGAAGGGTTGACCCGCAAGCAGATCCAGGCCGACGACGAGCCGGGCTGGGCGATCTGGACACACGGGGCCCGCGGCGGCGAGTCGGTGGCGCAGATGACCGCCCGCGTGGACCGCGCGGTGCGCCACGTCGAGGACTTGCCGGACGCGCGCGACGTCGTCATCGTCTCGCACGGACACTTCTCCCGGGCGTTCATCTGCCGGTTCTTGGGGTGGCCCATCGTTCAGGGCGCGAATATCGATCTGCGACCGGCGGGAACGGCACTGCTGGTGGAGACCGATTCGGATCGACGACTGTGCGAGCTGCACGGTCCGGCGGGACAGCGGGCGTCGTCCACGTCGATCTGA
- a CDS encoding type II toxin-antitoxin system Phd/YefM family antitoxin has product MVRTALRTTATRHSSDLSKRPAEVFAEAENHPVTVTRRDGEALVLMSQREAVARERLLEFAAQLIGVAVDDDGPLVSRMSRAFPWMFALSPDDRNTCAQDLVDAARASFSTDQPHLALAELTSWRETATALAAGLGSVDIEWLAADGKSAVERP; this is encoded by the coding sequence ATGGTCAGAACCGCACTCCGAACTACCGCGACCCGTCACTCTTCGGATCTGAGCAAGCGTCCTGCCGAGGTATTTGCGGAGGCTGAGAACCATCCGGTGACGGTGACTCGGCGTGATGGCGAGGCTCTCGTGCTTATGTCGCAGCGCGAGGCGGTGGCACGCGAACGCCTCCTGGAGTTCGCCGCACAGCTCATCGGGGTGGCAGTGGATGACGACGGCCCGCTGGTCAGCCGGATGTCGCGCGCTTTCCCGTGGATGTTTGCGTTGTCGCCGGACGACCGGAACACCTGTGCTCAGGATCTCGTCGACGCGGCGCGCGCATCCTTCTCCACTGACCAGCCACACCTGGCACTCGCTGAGCTCACTTCGTGGCGGGAGACCGCGACCGCTCTCGCCGCCGGTCTGGGTTCGGTGGACATCGAGTGGCTCGCAGCTGATGGCAAGTCCGCAGTCGAGCGCCCGTAA
- a CDS encoding helix-turn-helix domain-containing protein, which yields MATSPVEQALARGLGVEVQRLRLEAKLSQEELAQAIGISKNHLQLLESGLSDRKKKSPANPRLSTLAALSRELGVELPELLRRVESGQAG from the coding sequence GTGGCCACCTCACCCGTCGAACAAGCCCTCGCGCGGGGTCTCGGTGTCGAGGTGCAACGCCTTCGGTTGGAGGCGAAGCTCAGCCAGGAGGAGTTGGCCCAGGCGATCGGGATCAGCAAGAACCACCTGCAACTGCTGGAGAGCGGGCTGAGCGATCGCAAGAAGAAGAGCCCGGCCAACCCGCGTCTGAGCACTCTGGCGGCATTGAGCCGTGAACTGGGCGTCGAGCTCCCGGAACTCCTGCGGCGCGTCGAGTCCGGCCAGGCGGGCTGA
- a CDS encoding TetR/AcrR family transcriptional regulator, with amino-acid sequence MTRPDAATTRERLLDVADALLAEKGIRATTMSTVADRAGVSRAWLYRLFPDKNALLGAALMRLVETTWERDHAELEAIDGLENRLAAGVRIGRRAYDNPGATLMRLRTAEPEEFAAAIGVGVAGIVPDLAAFWRRYLRAAVDDGEIHPGTDLDEASEWVARVLISLGSVSGNQIDPDDPDAVRRHFRRYVLPALRQAPAD; translated from the coding sequence ATGACCCGACCGGATGCGGCGACGACGCGGGAGCGCTTGCTCGACGTCGCGGATGCGCTATTGGCGGAGAAGGGGATCCGGGCGACGACGATGAGCACCGTCGCCGATCGGGCCGGGGTGTCGCGGGCCTGGCTCTACCGCCTCTTTCCGGACAAGAACGCGCTGCTTGGCGCGGCGCTCATGCGGCTGGTGGAGACGACCTGGGAGCGCGATCACGCCGAACTGGAGGCGATCGACGGGCTGGAGAACCGGCTCGCCGCCGGCGTGCGGATCGGTCGCCGCGCATACGACAACCCGGGGGCGACGCTGATGCGGCTGCGCACCGCGGAGCCGGAGGAGTTCGCGGCGGCGATCGGAGTCGGCGTCGCCGGCATCGTTCCCGACCTCGCGGCCTTCTGGCGCCGGTATCTGCGGGCCGCCGTCGATGACGGCGAGATTCACCCCGGAACCGACCTCGACGAGGCGTCGGAATGGGTCGCCCGCGTCCTGATCAGCCTGGGCAGTGTGTCGGGCAACCAGATCGATCCCGACGACCCCGACGCCGTCCGGCGACATTTCCGCCGCTATGTTCTGCCCGCGCTACGCCAGGCTCCCGCCGACTGA
- a CDS encoding DUF5130 family protein, whose product MASGDLVVSAPVGDLPTGTVVTNSGRISATRFPDAEVPGFPFTPKELEKLDEALKDCSEKARVRFSVYLGDLGADPVASAREILLKAPEPAHGTLIAVSPNSQDIAVVSGSEVAGRVNDRVAALGVTAAAGSFRRGDLIDGLVSALRVMTTAAVAP is encoded by the coding sequence ATGGCAAGTGGTGACCTCGTCGTCTCCGCACCGGTCGGCGACCTGCCGACGGGCACGGTGGTGACCAACAGCGGCCGCATCTCGGCCACCCGTTTCCCCGACGCGGAGGTTCCGGGCTTCCCGTTCACGCCCAAGGAGCTCGAGAAGCTCGACGAGGCGCTGAAGGACTGCTCGGAGAAGGCTCGCGTGCGGTTCTCGGTCTACCTCGGCGATCTCGGCGCCGACCCGGTCGCCAGCGCCCGCGAGATCCTTCTCAAGGCCCCGGAACCGGCGCACGGCACCCTCATCGCGGTGTCGCCGAATTCGCAGGACATCGCCGTCGTCTCCGGTAGCGAGGTCGCCGGCCGCGTCAATGACCGCGTCGCCGCCCTCGGTGTGACCGCAGCCGCCGGATCGTTCCGACGCGGCGACCTGATCGACGGCCTGGTCTCGGCGCTGCGCGTGATGACCACGGCGGCCGTCGCGCCGTAA